One stretch of Clavibacter californiensis DNA includes these proteins:
- a CDS encoding carbohydrate ABC transporter permease has product MTHAPAPARVAPPPGAASAPTPPAAARASAAPRPRRRRPGRLRDGLLFLAFVGPNVLLLAVFTYKPLLESFYYSTLQWNIGSSVAREVGLANYVAWFQDPQTPTVIRVTLIFTGVTVVGSMALGLGVAVLLNRRIRLRGPVRTIIVAPYVLSGVAVGFLWLYVFDPNFGLISAGLQFVGLPSPDWYSDPGAALAMVTTVQVWRDLGYCALIYLAGLQAVPKDLLDAAALDGAGRVRTFLRVVLPLLSPTTFFLSVTTLLSSLQTFDLISAMTKGGPLQGTTTMMYQIYHEGFVAGRAGYSSAVATILFLVLLVVTLVQLVIVQRKVHYS; this is encoded by the coding sequence ATGACGCATGCCCCCGCGCCCGCCCGGGTCGCACCGCCGCCCGGAGCGGCATCGGCCCCGACCCCACCGGCGGCCGCGCGTGCGTCCGCCGCGCCGCGACCGCGCCGTCGTCGCCCGGGCCGGCTGCGCGACGGCCTGCTGTTCCTCGCCTTCGTCGGTCCGAACGTGCTGCTGCTCGCGGTCTTCACCTACAAGCCCCTGCTCGAGTCCTTCTACTACTCCACGCTGCAGTGGAACATCGGATCCTCTGTGGCCCGCGAGGTCGGCCTCGCCAACTACGTCGCGTGGTTCCAGGACCCGCAGACGCCCACCGTCATCCGGGTCACGCTGATCTTCACGGGAGTGACGGTGGTCGGCTCGATGGCGCTGGGGCTCGGCGTCGCGGTGCTGCTCAACAGGAGGATCCGGCTGCGCGGGCCCGTGCGCACGATCATCGTCGCGCCGTACGTGCTCTCCGGCGTGGCCGTCGGCTTCCTCTGGCTCTACGTCTTCGACCCGAACTTCGGCCTGATCTCGGCGGGCCTCCAGTTCGTCGGGCTCCCGTCGCCCGACTGGTACAGCGACCCGGGCGCCGCGCTCGCCATGGTCACCACCGTGCAGGTGTGGCGCGACCTCGGCTACTGCGCGCTCATCTACCTCGCGGGCCTCCAGGCGGTGCCGAAGGACCTGCTCGACGCGGCCGCCCTCGACGGCGCCGGACGCGTGCGGACGTTCCTCCGCGTGGTGCTGCCGCTGCTCAGCCCGACCACGTTCTTCCTCAGCGTGACCACCCTGCTCAGCTCGCTGCAGACCTTCGACCTCATCAGCGCCATGACCAAGGGCGGGCCGCTGCAGGGGACCACCACGATGATGTACCAGATCTACCACGAGGGCTTCGTCGCCGGACGGGCGGGCTACTCCTCCGCCGTCGCCACGATCCTCTTCCTCGTTCTGCTCGTCGTCACGCTCGTCCAGCTCGTGATCGTCCAGCGGAAGGTGCACTACTCGTGA
- the greA gene encoding transcription elongation factor GreA, translated as MAQEQAVTWLTQEAFDRLSRELDTLSVQGREEIAKKIEIAREEGDLKENGGYHAAKEEQGKIEARIRQLTQLLRTAEVGDAPESHGVVEPGTVVTALIAGDETKFLLGNREIAGDSDLDVYSEQSPLGAAIIGWEVGQKGAYTAPNGREIPVEIQAVENYTP; from the coding sequence GTGGCGCAGGAGCAGGCAGTCACCTGGCTGACCCAGGAGGCGTTCGACCGCCTCAGCAGGGAGCTCGACACCCTCAGCGTGCAGGGCCGCGAGGAGATCGCGAAGAAGATCGAGATCGCCCGCGAGGAGGGCGACCTCAAGGAGAACGGCGGCTACCACGCCGCCAAGGAGGAGCAGGGCAAGATCGAGGCCCGCATCCGCCAGCTCACGCAGCTGCTGCGGACGGCCGAGGTCGGCGACGCCCCGGAGAGCCACGGCGTCGTGGAGCCCGGCACGGTCGTCACCGCGCTCATCGCCGGCGACGAGACGAAGTTCCTGCTCGGCAACCGCGAGATCGCGGGCGACAGCGACCTCGACGTCTACAGCGAGCAGTCGCCGCTCGGCGCCGCCATCATCGGCTGGGAGGTCGGGCAGAAGGGCGCGTACACCGCGCCGAACGGCCGCGAGATCCCGGTCGAGATCCAGGCCGTGGAGAACTACACGCCGTAG
- a CDS encoding AI-2E family transporter: MIFGQRSRARAAAAARAAERSAEPDIDSVQPVARTVAETVPPGMVIAGAWAWRLLLILGVLGVVAWLVIQLEYVVIPLFLAIVLAALLVPISNWMQRHHVPKWLAVAISEIGVIVAVAALVYLVTTQIIGQYDSLRAQTLTRYADLRGFLTDGPLQLSEQQLNDVYAQAVDAVQRDAGALLSGALSVTSSLGHVLTGVLLVLFSTLFILIDGQGMWRWVVRLFPRLARPAVDGAGRAGWSTLQNFVKVQVLVALIDAIGIAGGAAIIGVPLAIPIGVLVFLGSFIPIVGAVVTGTLAVFVALVYNGLTQALIMVGIVLLVQQVEGHVLQPLIMGSVVKVHPLAVVLSVAAGGMVAGIAGTFFAVPLVATLNSMVKHVASGAWRGQPEPPPPAVPADAAHATRRPNPRKPTR; this comes from the coding sequence ATGATCTTCGGCCAGCGATCCCGTGCGCGCGCCGCGGCAGCCGCCCGCGCGGCCGAGCGGTCCGCCGAGCCCGACATCGACTCCGTCCAGCCCGTCGCGCGCACCGTCGCCGAGACCGTGCCGCCCGGGATGGTCATCGCGGGCGCGTGGGCCTGGCGGCTGCTCCTCATCCTCGGCGTGCTCGGGGTCGTCGCGTGGCTCGTGATCCAGCTGGAGTACGTGGTCATCCCGCTGTTCCTCGCCATCGTGCTCGCCGCCCTCCTCGTCCCCATCTCGAACTGGATGCAGCGCCACCACGTGCCGAAGTGGCTGGCCGTCGCCATCTCCGAGATCGGCGTGATCGTCGCGGTGGCCGCCCTGGTCTACCTCGTGACCACGCAGATCATCGGCCAGTACGACTCCCTCCGCGCGCAGACGCTCACGCGCTACGCCGACCTCCGCGGCTTCCTCACGGATGGGCCGCTCCAGCTCTCCGAGCAGCAGCTCAACGACGTGTACGCGCAGGCGGTCGACGCCGTGCAGCGGGACGCGGGTGCGCTCCTCAGCGGCGCGCTGTCCGTCACCTCGTCGCTCGGCCACGTGCTCACGGGCGTGCTGCTGGTGCTCTTCTCGACCCTCTTCATCCTCATCGACGGCCAGGGCATGTGGCGCTGGGTCGTCCGCCTCTTCCCGCGGCTCGCCCGTCCCGCGGTCGACGGCGCGGGCAGGGCCGGCTGGAGCACGCTGCAGAACTTCGTGAAGGTGCAGGTGCTCGTCGCCCTCATCGACGCGATCGGCATCGCCGGCGGCGCCGCGATCATCGGGGTGCCGCTCGCGATCCCCATCGGCGTGCTCGTGTTCCTCGGTTCGTTCATCCCGATCGTCGGCGCGGTCGTCACGGGGACGCTCGCCGTGTTCGTCGCCCTCGTCTACAACGGGCTGACGCAGGCGCTCATCATGGTCGGCATCGTGCTCCTCGTGCAGCAGGTCGAGGGCCACGTCCTCCAGCCGCTCATCATGGGCTCGGTCGTCAAGGTGCACCCGCTCGCGGTCGTGCTCTCGGTGGCGGCGGGCGGCATGGTCGCCGGCATCGCGGGCACCTTCTTCGCCGTGCCGCTCGTCGCGACCCTCAACTCCATGGTCAAGCACGTCGCCAGCGGGGCGTGGCGGGGGCAGCCCGAGCCGCCTCCTCCCGCGGTCCCCGCCGACGCCGCGCACGCCACCCGCCGCCCTAACCCGAGGAAGCCGACCCGATGA
- a CDS encoding DUF4307 domain-containing protein, whose amino-acid sequence MTTESRSPAPTAPHADDDETVEHRVPAPQSTAALDERYGRTRPARIRQRWLYGTAGGLVALVFGAWVLWAGLDQASGNIDATDRAFDIVDARTIDVTFSVVMPAGTEAFCAVQAQDEQRSIVGWKVVELPAQDGFERMETVRLRTTGPAVTGLIHSCWPA is encoded by the coding sequence GTGACGACCGAGTCCCGCTCCCCCGCCCCCACGGCGCCGCACGCAGACGACGACGAGACCGTCGAGCACCGCGTCCCCGCGCCGCAGTCGACCGCCGCGCTCGACGAGCGGTACGGGCGCACCCGACCGGCGCGCATCCGCCAGCGCTGGCTCTACGGCACCGCCGGCGGCCTCGTCGCGCTGGTGTTCGGCGCGTGGGTGCTGTGGGCGGGTCTCGACCAGGCGTCGGGGAACATCGACGCCACCGACCGCGCCTTCGACATCGTCGACGCCCGAACCATCGACGTCACCTTCTCCGTCGTCATGCCCGCCGGCACGGAGGCCTTCTGCGCGGTGCAGGCGCAGGACGAGCAGCGCTCCATCGTCGGCTGGAAGGTCGTCGAGCTGCCGGCCCAGGACGGGTTCGAGCGCATGGAGACGGTGCGCCTCCGCACCACCGGTCCCGCGGTGACCGGCTTGATCCACAGCTGCTGGCCCGCCTAG
- the ilvA gene encoding threonine ammonia-lyase, with amino-acid sequence MTDAAPARTTAEEAAAAPHADLPHLRAVGDELDPSQLGEEAAALAGELPRGSAPTLARIEAARAVVSRVAEVTPMESSRFLAEILGSPVHLKCENLQRTGSYKIRGAYNRISRLTDEEKARGVVAASAGNHAQGVAFAARELGIRATIFMPVGVALPKLQATRQYGAEVILRGHTVAEPLLAAAEFAAQTGAVLIPPFDHEDVITGQATLGLEILDQTPDVETVVVPIGGGGLISGVATALKLRAAEEGRTIRVVGVQARNAAAYPPSLAAGRATEIEITPTIADGIAVAKPGLLNFDIIRESVDEVVTVEDDDTARALLLLLERAKLVVEPAGAVGVAAILAGLVTDAGRTVVILSGGNIDPLMMERVISRGLAASDRYVKLRIMLPDRPGQLARTSQIISEANANVVEVLHTRHGRGLQISEVELEVSVETRGPEHTGEVVQRLRDAGYDPRLQRD; translated from the coding sequence ATGACCGACGCCGCACCCGCCCGGACCACCGCCGAAGAGGCTGCCGCCGCGCCGCACGCCGACCTGCCGCACTTGCGCGCCGTCGGCGACGAGCTCGACCCGTCGCAGCTGGGGGAGGAGGCCGCGGCGCTCGCCGGGGAGCTGCCCCGCGGATCCGCGCCGACGCTCGCGCGCATCGAGGCCGCCCGCGCGGTCGTCAGCCGCGTCGCCGAGGTCACGCCGATGGAGTCGTCGCGGTTCCTCGCGGAGATCCTCGGCAGCCCCGTGCACCTCAAGTGCGAGAACCTGCAGCGCACCGGCTCGTACAAGATCCGCGGCGCATACAACCGCATCTCGCGCCTCACCGACGAGGAGAAGGCGCGCGGCGTCGTGGCGGCGTCGGCCGGCAACCACGCGCAGGGCGTGGCGTTCGCGGCGCGCGAGCTCGGGATCCGCGCCACGATCTTCATGCCCGTCGGCGTCGCGCTGCCGAAGCTCCAGGCCACCCGCCAGTACGGCGCCGAGGTCATCCTGCGCGGGCACACGGTCGCCGAGCCGCTGCTGGCCGCTGCCGAGTTCGCCGCGCAGACGGGAGCCGTGCTCATCCCGCCGTTCGACCACGAGGACGTCATCACGGGCCAGGCCACGCTCGGCCTCGAGATCCTCGACCAGACGCCCGACGTGGAGACGGTCGTCGTCCCGATCGGCGGCGGCGGGCTGATCTCCGGCGTCGCCACCGCGCTCAAGCTGCGGGCCGCCGAGGAGGGCCGCACGATCCGCGTCGTCGGCGTGCAGGCGCGGAACGCCGCCGCGTACCCGCCGTCCCTCGCCGCGGGCCGCGCGACCGAGATCGAGATCACGCCGACCATCGCCGACGGCATCGCGGTCGCGAAGCCGGGCCTGCTCAACTTCGACATCATCCGCGAGAGCGTCGACGAGGTCGTGACGGTCGAGGACGACGACACCGCGCGCGCCCTGCTGCTGCTCCTCGAGCGCGCGAAGCTCGTGGTCGAGCCCGCGGGCGCCGTCGGCGTCGCGGCGATCCTCGCGGGACTCGTGACGGACGCCGGCCGCACCGTCGTGATCCTCTCGGGCGGCAACATCGACCCGCTCATGATGGAGCGCGTCATCAGCCGCGGCCTCGCCGCGAGCGACCGCTACGTCAAGCTGCGGATCATGCTGCCGGACCGCCCGGGCCAGCTCGCGCGCACCTCGCAGATCATCTCCGAGGCGAACGCGAACGTCGTCGAGGTGCTGCACACGCGTCACGGCCGCGGCCTGCAGATCAGCGAGGTCGAGCTCGAGGTGAGCGTGGAGACGCGCGGGCCCGAGCACACGGGCGAGGTCGTCCAGCGCCTGCGCGACGCGGGCTACGACCCGCGCCTCCAGCGCGACTGA
- the mca gene encoding mycothiol conjugate amidase Mca has protein sequence MTLRLMAVHAHPDDESSKGAATYAHYTRQGAEVMVVSCTGGEAGDILNEGLAERAMAERDLPGLRRIEMARAQAVMGVQHRWLGYVDSGMAREDGSLPPASFASIPVEVSAEPLIRLVREFRPHVLVAYDENGGYPHPDHIQAHVVAMEAWRESGVAGSYPDAGEPWEISKLYFDRIFNGAKLRAVREHLVAGDAAPEMLEAVDEMLGWMGDRPDLATTHVHVADHFEARDRALLSHASQVAPDSSFFRWPRDLQQRAWPFEDFQLVESRVAAPDEEHDLFAGIVDDEQAAVA, from the coding sequence GTGACCCTGCGCCTCATGGCCGTGCACGCCCACCCCGACGACGAGTCCAGCAAGGGCGCGGCGACGTACGCCCACTACACGCGCCAGGGCGCCGAGGTCATGGTCGTCAGCTGCACGGGCGGCGAGGCCGGCGACATCCTCAACGAGGGCCTCGCCGAGCGCGCGATGGCCGAGCGCGACCTGCCGGGTCTCCGCCGCATCGAGATGGCGCGCGCGCAGGCCGTCATGGGCGTGCAGCACCGCTGGCTCGGCTACGTCGACTCGGGCATGGCGCGCGAGGACGGCTCCCTGCCGCCGGCGTCGTTCGCGAGCATCCCCGTGGAGGTCTCGGCCGAGCCGCTCATCCGCCTCGTGCGCGAGTTCCGCCCTCACGTGCTCGTGGCGTACGACGAGAACGGCGGTTACCCGCACCCCGACCACATCCAGGCGCACGTGGTCGCGATGGAGGCGTGGCGCGAGTCCGGCGTCGCGGGTTCGTATCCCGACGCGGGAGAGCCGTGGGAGATCTCCAAGCTCTACTTCGACCGGATCTTCAACGGCGCCAAGCTCCGCGCCGTGCGCGAGCACCTGGTGGCCGGCGACGCCGCTCCGGAGATGCTCGAGGCCGTCGACGAGATGCTCGGCTGGATGGGCGACCGCCCCGACCTCGCGACCACGCACGTCCACGTCGCGGACCACTTCGAGGCCCGCGACCGGGCCCTGCTCTCGCACGCGAGCCAGGTGGCGCCGGACAGCTCGTTCTTCCGCTGGCCGCGCGACCTGCAGCAGCGGGCCTGGCCGTTCGAGGACTTCCAGCTCGTGGAGTCGCGCGTCGCCGCGCCCGACGAGGAGCATGACCTCTTCGCCGGCATCGTCGACGACGAGCAGGCGGCCGTCGCGTGA
- a CDS encoding carbohydrate ABC transporter permease: protein MTTTLARPEPAGATAGSRRPRSGGRRPDASGSSRPPLAGTYLALALAVVVMLLPLVWMVLTSFKDFGEIYSLPLRLLPSSFAPTNYATASDTVSFSTLATNSLIKTIAGSGLKVLLGLMTAYALVFIRVPFKNLWFGVVILALLVPQQIVMIPNYQVIAGLGWINTYPGLILPGVASAYGTFLFRQHFLTLPGSVLEAASMDGAGHLRRLWSFVIPMSGPTIAAVALVSVVGEWNDYLWPLLVTTDPRMMTLPVGLTLLQDTTGITNWGVLMAGTVIVTIPVLAVFLVFQRRIVGGLTAGAVTG, encoded by the coding sequence GTGACCACGACCCTCGCCCGTCCCGAGCCCGCGGGGGCGACCGCGGGGTCGCGCCGTCCTCGCTCCGGCGGCCGCCGCCCGGACGCGTCCGGATCCTCCCGCCCGCCCCTCGCCGGCACCTACCTCGCGCTCGCCCTCGCGGTGGTCGTCATGCTCCTGCCGCTCGTCTGGATGGTGCTCACGAGCTTCAAGGACTTCGGCGAGATCTACTCGCTGCCGCTGAGGCTCCTGCCGTCGTCCTTCGCCCCGACGAACTACGCGACCGCGTCCGACACCGTCTCCTTCTCGACGCTCGCGACCAACAGCCTCATCAAGACGATCGCGGGCTCGGGCCTCAAGGTGCTGCTCGGCCTGATGACCGCGTACGCGCTGGTCTTCATCCGCGTGCCGTTCAAGAACCTGTGGTTCGGCGTCGTGATCCTCGCGCTCCTCGTGCCCCAGCAGATCGTGATGATCCCGAACTACCAGGTCATCGCGGGCCTCGGCTGGATCAACACCTACCCGGGCCTCATCCTCCCCGGCGTCGCGAGCGCGTACGGCACGTTCCTGTTCCGCCAGCACTTCCTCACGCTGCCGGGCTCCGTGCTCGAGGCCGCGTCCATGGACGGGGCCGGTCACCTCCGGCGCCTGTGGTCGTTCGTGATCCCCATGTCGGGCCCCACGATCGCCGCGGTCGCGCTGGTCTCCGTCGTCGGCGAGTGGAACGACTACCTCTGGCCGCTCCTCGTCACCACCGACCCGCGCATGATGACGCTGCCCGTCGGCCTCACCCTGCTCCAGGACACGACTGGCATCACGAACTGGGGCGTGCTCATGGCGGGAACCGTCATCGTGACGATCCCGGTGCTCGCCGTCTTCCTCGTCTTCCAGCGGCGCATCGTCGGCGGCCTCACCGCCGGTGCCGTGACCGGCTGA
- a CDS encoding extracellular solute-binding protein, whose amino-acid sequence MPIDPRSALGGFAARPFDRRGVLKLGAVLGGTAMLAACSGPSVGGDTAASAAPDTDWDGIQPATDITWWTTHPGQTSDLEAQFAADFLAKTGITVNVVTGGASYDEIAQKLQAAAGTDSMPDMVNASDTWWFRYMVNKQSIAMDGLMSHLGFEVDDFNKVFLDDYLYDGARYAVPYARSTPIFYYDKSIWQKAGLPDRAPDTWAELEEWAPAIMKATGGNPAVRLPQGSIGTWAMSNVLWGRGGQYSDGWDLKLDQPETLEAAGYARGLVFDSKIANVAAASGDTAVDFAGGLAPCTIASAGAVGIVTASAKFPIGTGVLPGGPQGQFVPTGGTGLAVIGSKTKEQQLAAAMFIKHVTEVDQQVAFAKKTGYAPVRTSAGQSSDLTGFWAANPAFRTVYDSLEHVRSQDWARTLIPNGDTYLQQPWSQILTQDADPAAVFPAAATQLTSAYTENVEPYL is encoded by the coding sequence ATGCCCATCGATCCCCGCTCGGCCCTCGGCGGCTTCGCCGCCCGCCCGTTCGACCGCCGCGGCGTGCTGAAGCTCGGCGCCGTCCTCGGCGGCACCGCGATGCTCGCCGCCTGCTCCGGCCCGTCGGTCGGCGGCGACACGGCGGCCAGCGCGGCTCCCGACACCGACTGGGACGGGATCCAGCCCGCCACCGACATCACGTGGTGGACCACGCACCCCGGCCAGACCTCCGACCTCGAGGCCCAGTTCGCGGCGGACTTCCTCGCCAAGACCGGCATCACCGTGAACGTGGTGACGGGCGGCGCGAGCTACGACGAGATCGCGCAGAAGCTGCAGGCGGCCGCGGGCACCGACAGCATGCCCGACATGGTGAACGCCAGCGACACGTGGTGGTTCCGCTACATGGTGAACAAGCAGTCGATCGCGATGGACGGCCTCATGTCGCACCTCGGCTTCGAGGTCGACGACTTCAACAAGGTGTTCCTCGACGACTACCTGTACGACGGCGCGCGCTACGCGGTGCCGTACGCGCGCTCCACGCCGATCTTCTACTACGACAAGTCGATCTGGCAGAAGGCCGGCCTCCCGGACCGCGCGCCCGACACCTGGGCCGAGCTCGAGGAGTGGGCGCCCGCGATCATGAAGGCCACCGGTGGCAACCCCGCGGTGCGCCTGCCGCAGGGATCCATCGGCACCTGGGCGATGAGCAACGTCCTGTGGGGCCGCGGCGGCCAGTACTCCGACGGCTGGGACCTGAAGCTCGACCAGCCCGAGACGCTCGAGGCGGCCGGATACGCGCGCGGCCTCGTCTTCGACTCCAAGATCGCGAACGTCGCGGCGGCCAGCGGCGACACCGCGGTCGACTTCGCGGGCGGGCTCGCGCCCTGCACCATCGCCTCGGCGGGTGCGGTCGGCATCGTCACCGCGAGCGCGAAGTTCCCCATCGGCACGGGCGTGCTGCCGGGCGGCCCCCAGGGCCAGTTCGTCCCCACGGGCGGTACGGGCCTCGCGGTCATAGGCAGCAAGACCAAGGAGCAGCAGCTCGCGGCCGCCATGTTCATCAAGCACGTCACCGAGGTCGACCAGCAAGTCGCCTTCGCGAAGAAGACGGGCTACGCGCCCGTGCGCACCTCGGCCGGCCAGTCGTCCGACCTCACGGGCTTCTGGGCGGCGAACCCGGCCTTCCGCACCGTGTACGACAGCCTCGAGCACGTGCGCTCGCAGGACTGGGCGCGCACGCTGATCCCGAACGGCGACACGTACCTGCAGCAGCCGTGGTCGCAGATCCTCACGCAGGACGCCGACCCGGCCGCCGTGTTCCCGGCCGCCGCGACGCAGCTCACGTCCGCCTACACGGAGAACGTCGAGCCGTACCTGTGA